From Desulfovibrio sp., the proteins below share one genomic window:
- a CDS encoding cell division protein ZapA — MNQDAINLTVLGLSIAFKPGADMDRVHEAVRLVEERFADQKLRFHGGQTKDILLTFMALGLADDLLQSQKEQADARERVEAMLSKIEGSD; from the coding sequence GTGAATCAGGACGCTATCAACCTAACCGTTCTAGGCTTAAGCATCGCTTTTAAGCCTGGTGCAGATATGGACCGTGTTCATGAGGCCGTGAGGCTTGTTGAAGAACGGTTTGCTGACCAGAAGCTGAGGTTCCACGGAGGGCAGACCAAGGATATTCTGCTGACCTTTATGGCCCTTGGGCTGGCGGATGATTTGTTGCAATCGCAGAAAGAGCAGGCGGACGCGCGCGAGCGCGTAGAGGCCATGCTTTCGAAGATAGAGGGGTCTGATTAG
- the glmU gene encoding bifunctional UDP-N-acetylglucosamine diphosphorylase/glucosamine-1-phosphate N-acetyltransferase GlmU produces MPKNAALILAAGKGTRMHSDKPKVLQNMLGEPMLASVLAALRPVFAEDVWIVTGHKAEMVQAAFPDASFVLQKQQLGTGHALIQALPTLVAAGCTHLLVVNGDAPLLSESLVRQFLAEAVGADLAFATIELDNPGAYGRVVRQGEDVRAIVEAKDYDPALYGPPTNEVNAGMYYCALDAVESLLPRIGKANKSGEYYITDLVGLAVAEKYNVLGVRCGRDDGLMGVNSPQELERMEETLRERRVRDLLASGVIIHAAASVRVGLLAEVEPGVELTGPCEIYGHSRILRGASVSSHCVIRDSVVSNGAQIRSFSHLEGAHVGDDALVGPYARLRPGAVLESQSHVGNFVELKKARLGRGAKANHLSYLGDADIGAGSNIGAGTITCNYDGKNKHVTKIGQRAFIGSNTALVAPVSVGDDALVGAGSVITIDVPAGELGIARGKQKNLPRRKN; encoded by the coding sequence ATGCCAAAAAACGCGGCCCTCATTCTGGCGGCAGGCAAGGGCACCCGCATGCATTCCGACAAGCCCAAGGTTTTGCAGAACATGCTGGGCGAACCCATGCTGGCCAGTGTACTTGCGGCCTTGCGCCCCGTATTTGCCGAAGACGTCTGGATTGTGACCGGCCACAAGGCCGAAATGGTACAAGCCGCCTTTCCGGACGCATCCTTTGTGCTTCAGAAACAGCAGCTCGGCACCGGGCATGCTCTTATACAGGCTCTGCCCACGCTGGTAGCGGCGGGTTGCACCCACCTGCTGGTGGTCAACGGTGATGCGCCCCTGCTCTCGGAATCGCTCGTGCGCCAGTTTCTGGCCGAAGCCGTGGGCGCTGACCTGGCCTTTGCCACCATTGAACTGGACAACCCCGGTGCGTATGGCCGTGTGGTGCGGCAGGGCGAAGATGTGCGTGCCATCGTGGAAGCCAAGGATTACGATCCGGCGCTCTACGGGCCGCCAACCAATGAAGTCAACGCGGGCATGTACTACTGCGCGCTGGATGCGGTGGAAAGCCTGCTGCCCCGTATCGGCAAGGCCAACAAGAGCGGTGAATACTATATCACCGACCTCGTGGGCCTGGCTGTGGCAGAAAAATACAATGTTCTCGGCGTGCGCTGCGGACGTGACGATGGCCTCATGGGGGTGAACTCGCCCCAGGAGCTGGAGCGGATGGAAGAAACCCTGCGCGAGCGCCGGGTGCGTGATCTGCTGGCCTCGGGCGTCATCATTCACGCGGCCGCCAGCGTGCGCGTGGGCCTTCTGGCCGAGGTGGAACCCGGCGTGGAGCTTACCGGCCCTTGTGAAATTTACGGGCATTCGCGCATCCTGCGCGGCGCTTCGGTGAGCTCGCACTGCGTGATCCGCGACAGCGTCGTCAGCAACGGGGCGCAGATACGCTCTTTTTCGCACCTTGAAGGCGCCCATGTGGGGGACGATGCCCTTGTGGGGCCCTACGCACGGCTGCGCCCCGGCGCGGTGCTTGAGTCCCAGTCGCATGTGGGCAATTTTGTCGAGCTGAAAAAGGCGCGCCTGGGCCGGGGGGCCAAAGCCAACCACCTGAGTTATCTTGGTGATGCGGATATCGGCGCGGGCAGCAATATAGGCGCGGGCACCATCACCTGCAATTATGACGGCAAAAACAAGCATGTCACCAAGATAGGCCAGCGAGCCTTCATTGGCAGCAATACTGCCCTGGTGGCTCCGGTGAGCGTGGGCGACGACGCGCTTGTGGGCGCGGGGTCGGTCATCACCATCGACGTGCCTGCCGGGGAACTGGGCATCGCCAGGGGAAAGCAGAAAAACCTGCCGCGCAGAAAAAACTGA
- a CDS encoding class I SAM-dependent methyltransferase, which translates to MELLHTKKNLGKYTMLKTPRYIRNKDGVLTPKEGKEFSYSDGDLAEESLKQFIGKAEDKSVLSSQFVRASTDWVKRYHLSPQRAHLLRPLQHLLQDKLVLELGAGCGAITRFLGETARRVVSVEGSLARASIAALRCSDLESVTVINDTIQNVQIPQRFDVVTLIGVLEYARKFDHESDNPELNVLQIARNFLKPGGHLILAIENQLGMKYLAGSKEDHEGKYFFGVHDLYKKDTVVTFGRQELEEMLFDAGFAATHQLIPLPDYKMPVTVLHPGSFMQKSKEKESVNIFQFVLNSFFYDWQKPSPHCFSLEAASRPLIRNGLLKDLCNSLFFVASVDKGASPLQPDILISHYGAARLKEFAKETLFIKNNNKVTVVRNYLDKNISHATGKLSNTISHLEEYVYLETLHERLVGVVNQPGWTVQDIVAWAAPWIGYLARLAEKQDDGMLALPPNAMDMVPFNFFIDANDMVIPFDVEWNLVDAEKLSLQCVLLRGLFITFCAFSTVARPSDDVPLNLIELSTQVLVTSGITVKAHDVVVFLTRSIALAEEALGSNTGVEGWLDRTLDVRVLA; encoded by the coding sequence TTGGAACTGCTTCACACCAAAAAAAACTTAGGCAAATATACTATGCTGAAAACGCCACGTTATATAAGAAATAAGGATGGGGTCCTTACGCCAAAAGAGGGAAAAGAGTTTTCTTATTCTGATGGCGACCTTGCTGAAGAAAGCCTTAAACAGTTTATTGGCAAAGCCGAAGATAAAAGCGTGCTGTCATCGCAATTTGTTCGTGCTAGCACCGATTGGGTGAAGAGGTATCATCTCAGTCCACAACGGGCACATTTGTTGCGGCCGCTTCAGCATCTTTTGCAGGACAAATTGGTCTTGGAGCTTGGTGCAGGGTGTGGCGCGATCACGCGGTTTCTGGGAGAGACTGCGCGCAGAGTCGTTTCTGTAGAGGGGAGTTTGGCCAGGGCCAGCATTGCAGCGCTACGCTGTAGCGATCTGGAATCAGTAACGGTTATAAATGATACGATTCAAAATGTGCAGATTCCACAGCGTTTTGACGTTGTAACCCTGATTGGTGTTTTGGAGTATGCACGAAAGTTTGATCACGAGAGTGACAACCCGGAGCTGAATGTTCTGCAAATCGCGCGTAACTTCCTTAAGCCAGGCGGACATCTGATTCTGGCCATAGAAAATCAGCTGGGCATGAAATATTTGGCAGGTTCCAAGGAAGATCATGAGGGAAAATACTTTTTCGGGGTACACGATCTTTACAAAAAAGATACTGTCGTAACATTTGGCAGACAAGAGCTGGAAGAGATGCTTTTTGATGCTGGATTTGCTGCAACACACCAGCTAATTCCATTGCCAGATTACAAAATGCCTGTAACTGTTCTACACCCAGGCAGTTTTATGCAAAAAAGCAAAGAAAAAGAATCTGTAAATATTTTTCAATTTGTCTTAAACAGTTTCTTTTATGATTGGCAAAAGCCGTCACCACATTGTTTTTCATTGGAGGCGGCTAGTAGGCCATTGATAAGAAATGGCTTGTTAAAAGACTTGTGCAATTCATTATTTTTTGTTGCTTCTGTGGATAAAGGAGCAAGTCCTTTGCAGCCAGACATTCTTATTTCTCACTATGGAGCGGCAAGATTAAAGGAATTCGCCAAAGAGACACTGTTTATAAAAAATAATAATAAAGTGACGGTTGTTCGTAATTATCTTGATAAAAATATAAGCCATGCTACTGGCAAACTTAGCAATACAATATCCCACCTGGAAGAATACGTGTACCTTGAGACATTGCACGAACGACTCGTTGGTGTCGTCAATCAGCCCGGCTGGACAGTTCAGGATATAGTCGCTTGGGCGGCCCCGTGGATTGGCTATCTGGCCCGGCTGGCCGAAAAGCAAGATGATGGCATGCTTGCGCTTCCTCCCAATGCTATGGACATGGTTCCATTCAATTTTTTTATTGATGCAAACGATATGGTTATTCCTTTTGATGTTGAATGGAACCTTGTCGATGCTGAGAAGCTCTCCTTGCAGTGTGTTTTGTTAAGGGGATTGTTTATTACATTTTGTGCGTTTTCAACCGTCGCGAGGCCGTCAGACGATGTCCCGCTGAATCTTATTGAACTGTCGACTCAAGTTCTCGTAACAAGTGGCATTACTGTGAAGGCCCATGATGTCGTCGTATTCTTAACAAGAAGTATCGCCCTGGCGGAAGAAGCTTTGGGGTCAAACACAGGTGTTGAAGGTTGGCTAGATAGAACTCTTGATGTCAGAGTATTGGCATAG
- a CDS encoding class I SAM-dependent methyltransferase, whose product MKICFSCVVDQNPVIRMQSLNLLASIRAYALENCDIFFNLIGSHPTHYIESCLEQGVHLVQIESFGGWEARYCNKLRQLKVKELRDYDIAVLCDTDIAFVENIHKLLDPSFIQAKYVDTCTPPLEILNSLLAKAGISSSGASATATHTKESTLEFYCNGGLYVIPTHFLDSLAEKWEKYARFCLQELPQPWTHYSDQTAFAMAMAELRLPFRPLPVEWNYPVHFAPESYLENESCPVSVLHYHDRLDDNAYIKPVGVPFIDVAVEKVNHALRNHRRTNFNNTAYWDYRYAAHSSVGSGIGSRGAFMDFKRKVLYPLLSLFRHKDILDVGCGDLEVMCESDALHYTGLDRSAAALNIAKEKRPDWNFICGDITSVEKRADISLCIDVLIHIPHKKEYRDLVKSILDYTKEVAVFAAFNRPPQISSHVCFFHEPIVETLKKDPRVGEITVLGEYRDITLLLAHKKTHTVKHPADIPLYTLAANFVRSPYQDLTLDLIDLSRKAFGFFTRTPTRVLEYPWIAHTIGNASGKRVLDIGAGINPLPLWFSKNNAHVTTADLHEKVFTKKDLPNCNEWGFFDYSCIDDRITSLNKDAKDLSDEPFDVLYSCSAIEHIPRKNRIENVHNWFSISKPGGQLVVTIDLVPGTRRLWNYCEGKPVEPRGEHGDLDDFLLELKEAGFTVKDIVLETDCPLSNTDIAMINAFRT is encoded by the coding sequence ATGAAGATATGTTTTTCGTGTGTTGTAGACCAGAATCCTGTGATTCGTATGCAATCACTCAATTTGCTGGCGTCAATCCGCGCGTATGCGCTTGAAAATTGTGACATATTTTTTAACCTTATTGGCTCACACCCAACGCACTATATTGAAAGTTGTCTGGAGCAAGGAGTTCATCTTGTTCAAATAGAATCATTTGGTGGGTGGGAAGCACGCTACTGCAACAAGTTGCGGCAGCTTAAAGTAAAAGAGCTTCGCGATTATGATATCGCAGTGTTGTGTGATACTGATATTGCTTTTGTGGAAAATATACATAAATTGCTTGATCCCTCTTTCATTCAAGCCAAGTACGTTGACACTTGTACGCCCCCGCTTGAAATTCTCAACAGTCTTTTAGCAAAGGCTGGTATCTCAAGCTCAGGTGCTAGTGCGACGGCAACGCACACCAAAGAATCTACACTTGAATTCTATTGCAATGGTGGTCTTTATGTTATTCCTACACATTTTTTGGATTCTTTAGCTGAAAAATGGGAAAAGTACGCTCGCTTTTGCCTGCAGGAGCTGCCCCAGCCCTGGACGCATTATTCTGATCAAACTGCCTTTGCAATGGCTATGGCCGAGCTGCGCCTTCCTTTTCGGCCCTTGCCAGTGGAGTGGAATTACCCTGTTCATTTTGCTCCTGAAAGCTACCTGGAAAATGAAAGTTGTCCTGTGAGTGTGCTGCATTATCACGATCGTTTGGACGATAACGCATATATTAAGCCTGTAGGGGTTCCTTTTATTGATGTTGCCGTAGAAAAGGTTAACCACGCCCTGAGAAACCACAGAAGAACAAATTTCAACAATACAGCATACTGGGACTACCGTTATGCGGCTCATAGTTCTGTGGGTTCGGGTATCGGTTCACGGGGCGCGTTTATGGATTTCAAGCGTAAGGTGTTATATCCACTTCTTTCGCTGTTTCGGCACAAAGACATACTTGACGTTGGTTGCGGCGACCTCGAGGTCATGTGCGAATCAGATGCCTTGCATTACACAGGTCTGGACAGAAGTGCCGCTGCATTAAATATTGCGAAAGAGAAGAGACCTGACTGGAATTTTATATGTGGCGACATCACAAGCGTGGAAAAACGTGCCGACATTTCATTATGCATAGATGTACTTATACATATTCCGCATAAAAAAGAATATAGAGATCTTGTAAAGTCTATTTTGGATTATACAAAAGAAGTTGCGGTCTTTGCCGCGTTTAACAGGCCACCACAAATCTCCTCGCACGTCTGCTTTTTTCATGAACCAATAGTGGAAACACTTAAAAAAGATCCTCGCGTCGGAGAAATAACTGTCCTGGGCGAATACCGGGACATTACCCTGCTGTTGGCGCATAAAAAGACGCACACTGTCAAACACCCTGCAGATATTCCCCTTTATACATTGGCTGCCAATTTTGTGCGTTCTCCGTATCAGGACCTCACGTTGGATCTCATCGATCTGTCTCGAAAAGCTTTTGGCTTTTTTACTCGCACGCCAACTCGCGTTCTTGAATACCCCTGGATAGCACATACGATAGGTAATGCCTCGGGGAAGCGGGTACTTGATATTGGGGCTGGCATTAACCCATTGCCCCTCTGGTTCAGCAAAAATAATGCGCATGTAACAACAGCAGATCTGCATGAAAAAGTATTTACCAAAAAAGATTTGCCGAATTGCAATGAGTGGGGTTTCTTTGATTATTCATGCATTGATGACAGGATAACGTCATTGAATAAAGATGCTAAAGATCTATCAGATGAACCTTTTGACGTGCTATACTCATGCAGTGCCATTGAACATATTCCGCGAAAAAATCGTATTGAGAATGTTCATAATTGGTTTTCAATCTCAAAGCCTGGTGGGCAACTTGTCGTGACCATAGACCTTGTTCCTGGAACAAGGCGATTGTGGAACTACTGTGAAGGGAAACCAGTTGAGCCTCGTGGAGAACATGGAGATCTGGATGACTTTTTGTTGGAGCTGAAAGAAGCAGGCTTTACTGTGAAAGACATTGTGCTGGAAACAGATTGTCCACTGAGCAATACAGATATTGCCATGATTAATGCCTTTCGCACATAG
- the rny gene encoding ribonuclease Y yields MDPLFIVALLASVLLGAALGVVVYKRSTTKRIGDADDLAKRIVAEARKEAQAQKKEILLQGQDDLFNQKRELENEFKEREREVKTRERKLEEMGGRLEEKLEKATAKEHELLASEKDLARKERQLSESEMFLQTRIEEQEQRLAQISGFTVEEAKAQLFMEVEAKTRHESAKMIRQIEMEARETADRKAKEILCNVIQRYAGDYVNEQTVTAVTLPSEDMKGRIIGREGRNIRALEAATGVDLIIDDTPETVILSAYSPLRRQVAKMALERLIQDGRIHPARIEDIVQKCEQELDTQVREVGEQATFDAGVHGIHPEIVRLLGQLRYRTSFTQNVLQHSLEVSALCGMMAAELGMDVKKAKRAGLLHDIGKAVDHEVEGPHALIGADLAKKYNESHEIIHAIAAHHEDQRPSTALAVLVQAADSISGARPGARKELLENYVKRLEDLEGIATSFEGVSKAYAIQAGREIRVMVNSDQVDDDTTYVLCKDIAEKIEKNLTYPGQIRVTVIRERRAVGLAK; encoded by the coding sequence ATGGACCCATTGTTCATCGTGGCGCTGCTTGCGTCCGTGCTGCTGGGGGCGGCACTGGGCGTGGTGGTGTATAAGCGGTCTACCACAAAACGCATCGGCGACGCCGATGACCTGGCCAAGCGTATTGTGGCCGAAGCACGTAAAGAAGCTCAGGCACAGAAAAAAGAAATTCTGCTCCAGGGGCAGGACGATCTTTTCAACCAGAAACGCGAACTTGAAAACGAGTTCAAGGAGCGGGAGCGAGAAGTTAAGACCCGCGAGCGCAAGCTGGAAGAAATGGGCGGCCGCCTTGAAGAAAAACTGGAAAAAGCCACCGCCAAAGAGCACGAACTGCTCGCCTCCGAAAAGGATCTGGCCCGCAAAGAGCGGCAACTGTCCGAATCCGAGATGTTTCTGCAAACCCGCATAGAGGAGCAGGAACAACGCCTGGCGCAGATATCGGGCTTTACCGTTGAAGAAGCGAAAGCCCAGCTTTTCATGGAAGTGGAAGCCAAGACGCGGCACGAATCTGCAAAGATGATCCGTCAGATTGAGATGGAAGCCCGCGAAACCGCTGACCGCAAAGCCAAAGAAATTCTCTGTAACGTCATTCAGCGCTACGCTGGCGACTACGTGAACGAGCAGACAGTCACCGCCGTCACCCTGCCCAGTGAAGACATGAAGGGACGCATCATCGGCCGTGAAGGGCGCAACATCCGCGCGCTAGAGGCCGCCACCGGCGTGGATCTCATCATTGACGACACTCCGGAAACCGTCATTCTTTCCGCATACAGCCCCTTGCGCCGCCAGGTTGCCAAGATGGCCCTGGAGCGCCTTATCCAGGACGGCCGCATCCATCCCGCCCGCATTGAAGACATTGTGCAAAAATGCGAGCAGGAACTGGACACCCAGGTGCGCGAAGTGGGCGAGCAGGCCACCTTTGACGCCGGGGTACACGGCATCCACCCGGAAATCGTGCGCCTTCTCGGTCAGTTGCGCTACCGCACCTCCTTTACGCAAAACGTGCTGCAGCATTCGCTTGAAGTGTCCGCCCTGTGCGGCATGATGGCGGCGGAACTCGGCATGGACGTAAAGAAGGCCAAGCGCGCCGGCCTGTTGCATGACATCGGCAAAGCGGTGGACCATGAAGTGGAGGGCCCCCATGCCCTCATCGGCGCGGATCTGGCCAAGAAGTACAACGAAAGCCATGAGATAATCCACGCCATCGCCGCCCACCACGAAGATCAGCGTCCGTCCACGGCTCTGGCCGTGCTGGTGCAGGCCGCAGATTCCATTTCCGGCGCACGTCCCGGCGCGCGCAAGGAACTGCTCGAAAACTACGTGAAGCGCCTTGAAGACCTTGAAGGCATCGCCACCAGTTTTGAAGGGGTCAGCAAGGCTTACGCCATTCAGGCCGGACGTGAGATCCGCGTTATGGTCAATTCCGATCAGGTGGATGACGATACGACCTATGTCTTGTGCAAGGATATCGCTGAAAAGATTGAAAAAAATCTGACGTATCCCGGGCAGATCCGCGTCACGGTCATTCGTGAACGGCGCGCCGTGGGCCTTGCCAAATAG
- the zapB gene encoding cell division protein ZapB yields the protein MELLGQLETQVAALLARLDRLKAENARISAESAAMGAEKTALEEENHRLREALENEEQLRAQALKRIDAVLRNIQEHDSVE from the coding sequence ATGGAACTTCTGGGACAGCTTGAAACACAAGTTGCGGCTCTTTTAGCCAGGCTTGACCGCCTCAAGGCGGAGAATGCGCGCATCAGCGCCGAGTCTGCCGCTATGGGGGCGGAAAAGACCGCTCTGGAAGAAGAAAACCACAGGCTGCGCGAAGCTCTGGAGAATGAAGAACAGTTGCGGGCTCAGGCGCTGAAGCGCATTGACGCCGTACTGCGCAACATTCAGGAGCACGACAGCGTAGAGTAG